cagagatacgGCAGAAAAGCTGCTAAGAATACCGTTTTGCGACGATGATGCAATGCAGGAGATGAACCATCCACGGCTACTGTCTAAAGAATTGTAGAGGAACATAGAGTCTACACCATGGTGAAAACTAGAGCACATAATGATCAAAGGGTTGCTAACAATCGACGCAAGAACAGGGCTACTCGAAGAGAATGGAGATGAACCAAACCATACCCAATATCTCACTAGAGATGAACGGAATCGACGAATCGAAGCttgggaaggaagaagaagggttggAGGAGATTCCCGATGTCACGGGGAGTCCAACGGTGCGAACGACGAACTCCGGCGTGGTCTCAAGTGGCGGCGCGACgtggctccggcgaggtcgcTTCGGTCatcggcggcggggtcggcgcgggcaGCGGCGTGGGCGAAGGCGGCGGTCGTGGGCGGCAGTTGGTGGATTacccggaggaagaagatcacaggtggggcccacctgtcgatGAGAGAGAAGGGTGAGAAGAAATCTGCCGTCGGATCTGAGATGGACGATCGAGATTAGAAGATACCCCATCGAGGTTTTAAGTCAAAGCGTATTTCTCCGAAAATACGTTTTCCCGCGAAGAAAGCGTACTTTCAGAGAAAAAAGACCAAGAATAAAAGAGAAAGAatataaaatacttttcaggatctataattcacccgaaaatccatttaaatcatttaaaatacCAAATGACTTCAGAAAAAATcccaaaaattctgtaaaataatatatttcaattagagtccaggaaaattatttccactcaaaaaaaaataggtttAAATTTTtaagctttaaataaatccaaataaaatcctagaatgcatttttaaattctagaaaatttctCAAATCAATTTCTATCAACCTAAGACATTCCGAAAcaccatttcaaacactttcaataatgcatcataacgaacatcaaaattttaagatatgatcaaggtgatatgcataagaaatgaaaaggtgcgaacatccgaaattgaaaaatttgggatgttacaccgttgctgtttggtcctaggtcggcaccgcgggtccgtcctgggtccctagtctggccaagcacgtggttggcgagtccccgggTACGCAAGGCTAGAACacgagaaggacagagcccctccccggcagGCTAGTCTTAGGCAAAGAAGCAAATAAAAGTGGCATTGGATATATTGAAGCTTGAGCAAAACAAGTTGACAAATAACACTTGCGGTGATAAGGGAAGGCTAACGTAAAAAGTTCTAACGCGCCATGCGCCACTTGAAGGAAgataaataaaaagaacaacaGGCAATCAtgcgggaggtgctcccggggcggctgcgTCGGTGTCGGGTGCATCCTCGGCATCaggggcttctccggcaacctcctcagctGCGGCATCGTCTTCATcaaccttgccctgcatccgtGCCATCATCTCGTCCACGACGCCTTGCACTGCTTCtcggtgggtcttggcctcttcctcgtccgaccaggcatcgaagaccgactcgaacgggaagtcagggtaggcggagtggacccgggtgtGAATTTGCCCGGTGACCTGCTCGGccgcaaggccgacttgccAGCCCCCGAAGGCTGTAACACAGCTCTGCAGGCCGCTTAGCCGACCAACGAAGTTTGCGAAGAAAGAAGTGAAGCTGCCCATGTCTGGGGGCCCGCCGCTCGGTGCCCGCACCgcgagcctcctgggcctgcagcttgtgctcgcggcactcggacttcagcctgccGATCTCGGACGCCTTTTTTGTGTTGTCATCGTCGATCAGCCGGAGTTCTTGCCGCACCGTGTcaagctcgccctgaagggacgagccgGCTAGCTCGCACTCCCGGGAGCGGgcctggtcctgcagctcctccCGGTGTGCGGAGGCTTCGGTTGCCGTTTTGGCCGCCATCTCCAGCTCTCTGACCTCACGGCGGAGGCGCaggatctccagggagtagccggacagcaagtccgtcttctcccggagacgcccCTGGAACGATTCGAGtgccgcctggtgctcctcctcgctcttggcgtgtgtggctttcaccagctcgagctcccgttggtgctcttgctggagatcccacaGCTGTTGGAGGACTTCCGCCTCTAGCACCCCTTGCATAGCAGGCATCGCCCCGACTTGCCGCGCCTGCTGAAGCTCCCCTCGGAGGTGCTGCGCCCAGCTCCGCCCCTACACGGGAGTGGTGTTGCTGTccgtcgttgaagaaatcgacgagCATCCGCTtttgctgctggatgttgtcgatcacttggtgtccctattggaacacgctggggtcgaaggtAATCCGAAACCAAGTCCGCCCGGCGAGTTCCCCTGCTCccgggctgaaggcggcttcggcggaggaggaggaccccgccgcgaCCGTTTGTGACCCCGAGGGCACGTAGGGATCTGATGGCGTGCCCCCGGCCTGGCCAAGCCCTGCTGCTCCCTGCCCGTCCGGAGGGGCGGactgggggctcgggggcttctccagagCGCTGCCGCCTGCTCCGGCTGGCGGGGGCTGGTCCGTGTCACCCGCCTCAGATGGCGCCCCCTGCATggcgtcagctgcggcagcAGTCACGGCCTCGGCAGGCACCGTGGCCGATTGCTGAAGGGCTCGGACGGAGGCAATCTCCGTcggagcatcgtcgtcgacctcaccggtgaggtcgattacCCGCACCTTTGCGGGTCCGggcgctgccggagcctccccggcaactgcacaAAGAACACCTGCGTCAAGTACGAGAGACGGCGCAGATGGATAAAGGCAATATGGGATTTCGCACCCacctgccgccgggccggtgccctgcgagctcgaACCGGGGACCCTTGGGTCCccagcggccgctgccgctgtcAACGGCATTTCCGTCACCCCCGCCCGATGCCGGGAGGGGCTTCTTGGTCGGGGCTGCTGGCAACGTGCTGgactgccccctcttcctcgacaaACTGAAAAGCACAAGAACAAGTTAGTCAGGCACACGAAAAATTTGTGAAATCAAAGGCGTTTTGGACAACATTGAACTTACCCACCGGtctgagcttgagcaccctgttcgccaggatgctcctcaCTGGAGGGCCGCTTCACGCAGGGGGAGCAGTCGGAGCTGCCGGGGTGGTCAGGGTGGCTGTTGCAGCCACATCGCCTCCCAGCCCTCGCGTCGCTGTGAGGCTTctgaggctgcgggctggcctcccgccTGTCCGCCCGATCCACCACGaaccgcctcaccagggggacgtcgtcttcctcctccggcgcgacCCCGCCGGCTGCCGAGGGAGCGTCgacgtcgtcatcgtcgttgCTGAGGTCTCCCCCGACGCCCAACGAGGAGTCGTTGGAGTCCCGGCCTTCTGCCTTGGTAgaggcctggccttggccccctctccccgagtcggcagccggctatttgtttctctgtcccattggacagaggacaataaaacatcATTTTAGGGTataaaccctagccattgcaatttacttaaaaccctaattgcatgtgcttaattatcaacgccttggaccagtagatcacccaaataaaaccaacccactcatgtcacatgttttgcatcgcatcatggcatacatattcttttgtcatgtttgtattgtgtgtttatgtgtgtgtatatgtttgttgattgtatagtattcacagagagcgaaccttgcgattgtgacgagtgtttgaactccaactactatcaaggcaagttcactttgatcatttacccattattttattgtgcactagattttattagttgcattgtcaggattattattgtatctatgctagctatgatctgtcctagtagtataggatacctttgccatgacttcaccaccaattgccatcgtagtagtaaaatgctatgctatgataatatacgagggtggtattgttacaatgtgatactattgaattacaaatatagttttcctagtgtatggcaaaacaagtaattcaatgaaccgtcctgggtgggctgctttgagtattcggatgtcgtgacgttaggtccatttctatgggtccctctaagtcgagtctccgtggattcggagatggatcgtccatggacgtctctcccgtggattcggagagcgCCTTCgttcacaatgtgggatgccacccgggataaccagaggctggactagtttcctgtttagtagcttccagtacaaccacatggtaatatgggctctgcctggatggagtaagaaatgtttacccagatccgagggattgtactgaggtagttgtgtaggtgggagcgcgggtccctcaggtggtttgggtgaacatgttctgaaaattcttgaagtcgatgccgttgctactccacccggaggacagcaagggattaacacatcgaattcttgtgggtaaagtgtaccacctctcgagagtgtcaaactaagtacttagccgtgtcctcggttacggacaattatgagcaactggatattggagctgtaaggaaagtctcactcattccaatttcataataaaacgaatggattgaactgggtaggagtattgatgtttctactcaatgtgcctaggataataggagcatgggtgtttctaccccgtgtccaatagaattcaaaactatttgtctaaaaatgataggatttgaataatgatgcttttatgcaaaatagtcaaaccccacttagccaaactatgcatgtacttggtaggtcctttataactctagtgagcttgccaatacattcaaatgtattgaccacgtagtggctgcaattaacaatgcaggtggatccgacgatgagtgaggttcgtcgttttgtcatgggtcatgtgcttacattccaacatgctctctcctctgggagtagatgaggcccttttactctacctttccgctgcagcttcatgatacattgttgtcatggttttgaacattatttgtttatgctggcctaataggtcatgcaagtttgtaagtacaatttaagttctggatgatacgatgtaataaagtacttttgacctttgtatcttggtattacatcttgaactgtgtgtgctagtgagtcgatccagggactagcacaagtaagcacagagatcgaacccttggtgaagggggatcgcttcatcGTCTCATCCTTAAAGGGAAGACCAAGCCCTCCTTCAACAAGAAGCCAACGAAGAAGAGGCAATCAAGAATGCTTCTtgttcaagaagaatataCTTTGGGtgacgaagatgatgatgaggaagagaCCACGGAGAGGGCGAACATCGCCATTGCTCCTcacttccatctctcttcgACTCCCCCAATGAGAACAAGAACCACTCACCCAAGTGCCTCATGGACAAGACCTCTTCGGTAATCCCTCCTCCCACCAAGCATGTCATTCCTAAGAGTTTATCTCTATTTTATTGTGTGGAGGAGAGTAGTGTTGTTAAGCATAACATGAATGAGTTCGAgatcttcatggcaagcttggAAGGTGAGACCAAAAAGAGGTTTGAGGACCTCTTGGAAAAAACTAGGTGAAGCTCAAGCTACTATTGAAGAACATGATGAGCTCATGGATGAAAAGGTGAGACTTGAGTGCGTTGCTACTCATGAGATTGCGGACCTTAATGAAGCTCAtgaggaagaacaagcaaataggGAAGCAATTGAGGAGTCACTTACTAAGGAACTTGCTAAAGTTAAAAATTCCTACGATAATGCTATTTCCCTTGCTAATGATTACTTAGGTAGGATATGTGAAGTTGAGAATGGTCATAGGAACCTGCTTGAGGACTTTAACAAACTTGGAAAGGATCACAAGTTCTTGACAAGTGAGTACAAGTCTCTCAAAGAGTCTTGTGATCATCTTCTATATTTTCTTGTTAAGGTATTAATttctaatgataaagatgcttCAA
This is a stretch of genomic DNA from Brachypodium distachyon strain Bd21 chromosome 1, Brachypodium_distachyon_v3.0, whole genome shotgun sequence. It encodes these proteins:
- the LOC104582269 gene encoding skin secretory protein xP2-like: MPLTAAAAAGDPRVPGSSSQGTGPAAGGCEIPYCLYPSAPSLVLDAGVLCAVAGEAPAAPGPAKVRVIDLTGEVDDDAPTEIASVRALQQSATVPAEAVTAAAADAMQGAPSEAGDTDQPPPAGAGGSALEKPPSPQSAPPDGQGAAGLGQAGGTPSDPYVPSGSQTVAAGSSSSAEAAFSPGAGELAGRTWFRITFDPSVFQ